The Deltaproteobacteria bacterium genome contains a region encoding:
- a CDS encoding helix-turn-helix domain-containing protein — protein MATKAYKRIKEGMLDAIAYAQGDNSTGHIVTRIQVPTVDVKAIRKKLNLTQDEFSRMFGLSKETIRNWEQGKRQPEGPARILLLVIDRKPQAVLQALAS, from the coding sequence ATGGCAACAAAAGCCTACAAAAGAATAAAAGAGGGCATGCTGGATGCTATCGCTTATGCGCAAGGAGATAATAGCACTGGGCATATTGTCACAAGAATCCAAGTACCCACAGTTGATGTGAAGGCAATTCGAAAAAAGCTCAATTTGACACAAGATGAGTTTTCACGAATGTTCGGCCTGAGTAAGGAAACCATTCGTAACTGGGAGCAAGGGAAAAGACAACCAGAAGGTCCAGCACGAATCTTGTTGCTCGTCATCGACCGTAAACCGCAAGCAGTTTTACAAGCACTTGCAAGCTAA
- a CDS encoding BrnT family toxin → MLQFEWDNQKNALNQKRHGVSFEVAVLIFNDPNIVTFLDTRIDYGEDRWISIGMAGQTVLIVVHTLREGYDGEEVIRIISARKATTSEERR, encoded by the coding sequence ATGCTACAATTCGAATGGGACAATCAAAAGAATGCCTTGAACCAAAAGCGCCACGGTGTAAGCTTCGAGGTTGCAGTTTTGATCTTCAACGATCCGAATATAGTCACTTTTCTGGATACCCGTATCGACTATGGCGAAGATCGCTGGATCAGCATTGGCATGGCAGGTCAGACTGTATTGATCGTGGTACACACATTAAGGGAAGGGTATGACGGTGAAGAAGTCATTCGCATCATCTCGGCACGTAAAGCAACGACTAGTGAAGAAAGACGCTAA